Proteins encoded within one genomic window of Rutidosis leptorrhynchoides isolate AG116_Rl617_1_P2 unplaced genomic scaffold, CSIRO_AGI_Rlap_v1 contig241, whole genome shotgun sequence:
- the LOC139882189 gene encoding uncharacterized protein has protein sequence METSILTPTHKYAASGLFALALHQSQIHQTRPSDSLVSLDEERIPLTIGVGKNISVSDEPQLWIHENSGLLLPVFRLLGVDDHAWDGLKETAGSSSQVRHHVGAFLTMLSEENEKANSETTSKELALTKTVDAALQTIESSPRTAEHIAEIHECEAKCRDDQCVKGRPISDSGMERRELRRRTSFKGTAEEDPKGSAPLPSEKPVDEGNMLNYQRKVTVLYELISACLADNIAEDNKPCQARKGYDARHRVALHMLATWLGIKWIEMEAMEMVAACSIMATLKNVDVKEKDRDISEGTMDKVKRGGMIGAAALTGGAVMAITGGLAAPAIAQGLGALAPGLGTLFPIIGASGFLAAAGATGSLAGSVAVAASFGAAGASLTGAKMARRIGAIEEFEFKEIGQNQNQGRLAVGIFVSGIVFEIDDYTKPWENYDGNLERYAILWESENLIALSTAIEHLIASKIVGELMKEGAMFTVLSTLVMALSLPATLLTATDLIDTKWAIAVDRSDKAGKLLAEVLQRGLHGNRPVTLIGFSLGARVIFKCLECLAESAENAGLVEKVVLLGAPVPIKGENWEGARKMVAGRFFNGYSTNDWTLGITYRASLFTQGLSGIQPVEVPGIENLNVTEFVEGHSSYLHKAKEILQQLDLETCSPVDLETFSPTSKSKKE, from the exons ATGGAGACATCGATTTTGACACCGACGCATAAATACGCAGCTAGTGGATTGTTCGCTTTGGCTCTTCATCAGTCTCAGATCCACCAAACACGGCCGTCCGATTCTCTTGTTTCTCTAGATGAGGAACGCATTCCTTTGACGATAGGTGTTGGTAAAAATATTTCCGTCTCCGATGAGCCTCAGCTTTGGATCCACGAAAATTCGGGTCTTCTATTGCCAGTTTTCAG GTTGTTGGGAGTGGACGATCATGCTTGGGATGGTCTTAAAGAAACCGCTGGTTCTTCTTCGCAAGTTAGGCATCACGTTGGAGCT TTCTTGACCATGCTTTCGGAGGAGAACGAGAAAGCTAATTCGGAGACAACAAGCAAGGAACTTGCACTGACAAAGACGGTGGATGCCGCATTACAAACAATAGAAAGTTCTCCTCGTACGGCTGAGCATATCGCCGAGATTCATGAATGCGAAGCTAAATGCCGAGATGATCAATGTGTTAAGGGAAGACCAATATCTGATTCCGGAATGGAGCGTCGGGAACTTAGGAGAAGAACAAGTTTCAAGGGCACTGCTGAAGAAGACCCAAAAGGATCTGCACCTTTACCTTCTGAGAAACCTGTGGACGAAGGGAACATGCTGAATTACCAGAGGAAAGTGACAGTCCTTTATGAGCTTATTTCAGCTTGTTTGGCTGATAATATTGCAGAGGATAACAAACCTTGTCAAGCAAGAAAGGGATATGATGCTCGACATAGGGTTGCTTTGCATATGTTGGCGACGTGGCTTGGTATCAAATGGATAGAAATG GAAGCCATGGAGATGGTAGCTGCTTGCTCTATAATGGCTACACTCAAAAATGTAGATGTAAAGGAAAAGGATCGAGATATTTCCGAGGGTACCATGGATAAAGTAAAGCGTGGAGGCATGATTGGTGCAGCTGCATTAACAGGAGGAGCTGTGATGGCCATTACTGGTG GTCTAGCTGCCCCTGCTATTGCTCAGGGTTTGGGTGCTCTAGCTCCTGGACTTGGAACTCTTTTCCCGATAATCGGAGCCAGTGGATTCCTTGCAGCTGCAGGAGCCACTGGTTCACTAGCTGGTTCAGTAGCCGTTGCTGCATCTTTCGGGG CTGCTGGAGCTAGCCTCACGGGGGCTAAAATGGCGAGAAGGATTGGAGCCATTGAAGAATTTGAATTCAAAGAAATTGGTCAGAATCAAAACCAAGGC AGGTTAGCAGTTGGAATTTTTGTATCTGGCATTGTTTTTGAGATTGACGATTATACCAAGCCCTGGGAGAATTATGACGGCAACTTGGAGAG GTATGCAATACTATGGGAGTCTGAAAATCTGATAGCACTGAGCACTGCAATAGAGCATTTGATTGCTTCAA AAATTGTGGGAGAGTTGATGAAAGAAGGCGCTATGTTCACTGTATTAAGCACACTTGTAATGGCATTGTCTTTGCCAGCTACATTGCTGACAGCAACAGATCTTATAGACACCAAATGGGCCATTGCAGTGGACAG ATCGGACAAAGCTGGAAAGCTTCTTGCAGAGGTATTACAGAGGGGCTTGCATGGGAACAG ACCTGTGACATTGATTGGTTTTTCACTGGGGGCCAGAGTAATTTTTAAATGCCTTGAATGTTTGGCGGAATCTGCTGAGAATG CTGGACTTGTTGAGAAGGTTGTCCTTCTTGGAGCTCCAGTTCCTATTAAAGGAGAAAACTGGGAGGGTGCTAGAAAG ATGGTGGCTGGAAGGTTTTTCAATGGTTACTCCACTAATGACTGGACACTTGGAATAACTTATCGTGCCAG CTTATTTACTCAGGGATTATCAGGAATTCAACCGGTGGAAGTTCCAGGAATTGAAAAT TTAAACGTTACAGAGTTTGTAGAAGGCCACTCTTCATATCTACACAAGGCAAAAGAAATCCTTCAACAGTTAGATTTGGAGACTTGTTCACCAGTTGATCTTGAGACTTTTTCACCTACTTCAAAATCGAAGAAAGAGTAG
- the LOC139882197 gene encoding B-box zinc finger protein 21-like: MKIQCDVCNKDQASVFCTADEAALCDGCDHRVHHANKLASKHQRFSLLNPSSKQFPLCDICQEKRALLFCQQDRAILCSDCDIPIHSANELTKKHNRYLLTGVKLSDVSCLYKPSDSKTNSCDLTVPDPKSSVVDKTTVVSALTTATKTTTTTETVVNNKDMFVNGNNEISSSTSSISEYLQMLPGWHVEDLLDFSSASFGFTQGGDDGKFPFGDYEFEKSNNKISSSSWSTDDMGIYVPQATTNPVYHHNNNNNNLFFGSQIGFGGVQTADYYVYKEAANSMKLGNQRRWSDDAFTVPEISPSSTHIGSKRARTLW; this comes from the exons ATGAAGATCCAGTGCGACGTCTGTAACAAAGACCAGGCCTCGGTGTTCTGCACCGCCGACGAGGCAGCCCTATGCGACGGCTGCGACCACCGCGTCCACCACGCCAACAAGCTTGCCTCCAAACATCAACGCTTCTCACTTCTCAATCCTTCTTCAAAACAGTTCCCTCTATGCGACATCTGTCAG GAGAAACGAGCTTTATTGTTTTGTCAACAAGACAGGGCGATTTTGTGTAGTGATTGTGATATTCCGATCCATTCAGCTAATGAGCTCACGAAGAAACATAACCGTTATCTTCTTACCGGCGTTAAGCTCTCCGACGTCTCCTGCCTTTATAAACCGTCCGATTCAAAAACCAACAGCTGTGATTTGACCGTCCCTGATCCTAAATCGTCCGTCGTCGACAAAACCACCGTCGTCTCTGCTTTGACAACAGCTACTAAAACCACGACGACTACAGAAACCGTCGTCAACAATAAAGATATGTTCGTCAATGGGAATAATGAAATTTCTTCATCAACGAGCAGCATATCGGAGTATTTACAGATGTTGCCAGGCTGGCATGTAGAGGATCTCCTCGACTTCTCCTCCGCTTCATTCGGATTCACTCAG GGAGGAGATGATGGGAAATTCCCATTTGGGGATTATGAATTTGAGAAAAGCAATAACAAGATTAGTAGTAGTAGTTGGTCAACGGATGATATGGGGATTTATGTTCCTCAAGCAACAACTAATCCTGTTTAtcatcataacaacaacaacaataatctctTCTTTGGTTCACAAATTGGATTTGGTGGTGTTCAAACAGCTGATTATTACGTCTACAAGGAGGCTGCAAACTCCATGAAACTAGGCAATCAAAGAAGATGGTCTGATGATGCTTTCACAGTTCCAGAGATTAGCCCTTCTTCTACACATATTGGATCCAAGAGAGCAAGAACTTTATGGTAA
- the LOC139882190 gene encoding uncharacterized protein translates to MEKLRSQSMFWVVMVLVMSFLELRGDEILGNTNRTRNGNVSSSSSSSSSFTMDNIEGSSSTTYNSVTVNQSNRYGGGGGGGGGGGGSYGWGWGGGGGGGGGGGGGGGGGWGGGGGGGGWYKWGCGRGRGGQRGGRVHHYNKKDYKMGEFAQCVGRTRCRGMRLDCPLHCGGPCLYDCQFMCKAHCIRP, encoded by the coding sequence ATGGAAAAACTAAGAAGCCAAAGTATGTTTTGGGTTGTTATGGTTTTAGTAATGTCATTCCTAGAGCTGAGAGGTGATGAAATATTAGGAAATACTAATCGAACTAGAAATGGAAATGTGAGTAGTTCCTCCTCCTCGTCTTCGTCATTTACGATGGACAATATAGAAGGAAGCAGCAGTACTACTTACAATTCGGTTACAGTCAACCAAAGTAATAGATATGGCGGTGGTGGTGGAGGTGGAGGAGGTGGAGGAGGAAGCTATGGTTGGGGATGGGGAGGTGgaggtggaggtggtggtggtggaggtggaGGAGGAGGCGGTggatggggtggtggaggtggaggcGGCGGGTGGTATAAATGGGGATGCGGCCGTGGAAGAGGAGGACAGAGAGGCGGTAGGGTTCATCACTACAACAAGAAAGATTATAAGATGGGAGAATTTGCACAATGTGTAGGAAGAACAAGATGTAGAGGAATGAGACTTGATTGTCCTCTACATTGTGGTGGACCTTGCTTATATGATTGCCAATTCATGTGCAAAGCTCATTGCATACGCCCTTGA